The Megachile rotundata isolate GNS110a chromosome 11, iyMegRotu1, whole genome shotgun sequence genome includes a region encoding these proteins:
- the Sara gene encoding smad anchor for receptor activation isoform X5, with protein MEKFAVDLDKVLDDFEFNEDSKKTNKEFDIVSPLERQQGTQQINARGKCVSEKDTIPDSFNCSKEETTIENTEGVNQFYTQEHVNDTKVIQKQSIPSYDAEQIPSTIYNDISQKLIRKQQNDSNSPKIDNRYGKKLNQCNLKPSVSNVFSSLNEYINAPPGSSDCIHSVLSEQKVQSDIESKTTYHEGEESHFVQSSIKDSDKSIALKQPGDVASITRETSASSHQDVSIALEVPIKLENDIKEDSVKNIHTIHFDETKNEEEILKEVTLNQVHTESSNKVEIVSKTNDYDSDLQEDTNIRNEENSSIPESTYSQSYQCESNSTQLEENEIKLNVEDSGSTDQHENSLNVASKPIGFSNIDNLSEDELTKYLIELEEEEKLNEEYAKHETDKVHKSHENILETTTQNTFPDQVDNGKHVDHVSESLVTESPIIIQKEASHETDNISVINYEKDKVHKDTLSNVTEQQSSQFNAELKDSSISSSKSSKEVQLLHENVCVTSENTCLPNVKNIKDTQEHCMYNLNINQGSLSNGKTEIQLKEEKESHAQDNQACELKIPGDIDNVSEEKPAIAPEITVLNDKIKSSNDAISTSIEASTRPNVSDTNGESEKPVRPQTLDIVLTNNTNEHQIVGSTSDTPSGHAQSNIDGTKEDQGSSPDILDNSLPETNSILGKQPPFWVPDSEAPSCMLCDVKFTVMKRRHHCRACGKVLCSKCCNMKYKLEYQGNINSRVCVSCYQLLTKAESEQSIGEWSSGYSTCVNNNDINSPQGRQPNPNNPMEYCSTIPPLQQLAGGLPPPPTVMVPVGVLKREGGTKNRPEVSKSVMFSDGIRPGCDLTELDMSWDLKPPYRKSGNKRIPTPGSSVSNTTAKRQNVPRLDPVTESYIPQDPNVLPPTVTIHKGQVSYHAVTDEGLLYKTLKNECEPPIMFAINRNLYAYVKILTLQCCINKTCWNITSKGLACVGQDEVILLVEVLPDETRIPKDLLIFINQLYLEAIKGNTVSELGFAVFQGGNLLDSREHAGFLFIRQTLQCLQKIVLPPAPFLFGLLVHRWETPWAKVFPLRLVLRLGAEYRYYPCPLFSVRFRDALYFEIGHTVMKVLADFRNFGYTLPGVRGLTIHLRNRMTDVMFPKNRYDQVIKGLNNSNDHVLAYASNFSISADSHLVCIQTNTGDESSYQTQAISINNKPRTVTGTSFIVINGALKSSMGLSAKSSIVEDGLMVEIMPEKMEALKAALKNMQDFSIGCGRQGALEPDETVNIKWVDNDLQFNLGVKSPIDGQQMDGIPSIRVHNGTDYKGTSRFIRWTEVFIIKSDDHPNGVHDPVDINKLSGNIAKATCTALVKLLDLLANAGLTKLGVRTTVHPDNVGYEAGSEGMKLPPIYMNSLDNELIQVLHKAAQSSQDTHTVLELIFYILDD; from the exons ATGGAAAAATTTGCCGTTGATTTAGACAAAGTTCTTGACGATTTCGAGTTTAATGAAG ATTCTAAAAAAACCAACAAGGAATTTGACATTGTATCACCTTTGGAAAGACAACAAGGCACGCAACAAATAAATGCAAGAGGTAAATGTGTCAGTGAAAAGGACACAATTCCTGATAGCTTTAATTGCAGTAAAGAAGAGACAACGATAGAAAACACAGAAGGTGTGAATCAGTTTTACACACAGGAACATGTAAATGACACTAAagtgatacaaaaacaatctatACCCTCTTATGATGCTGAACAGATTCCTTCAACAATATATAATGACATATCACAAAAATTAATACGAAAACAACAAAATGATAGTAATAGTCCAAAGATTGACAATAGGTATggtaaaaaattaaatcagtGTAATCTAAAACCTAGTGTTAGTAATGTCTTTAGTAGCTTGAACGAATATATAAATGCACCACCTGGGAGTTCAGATTGTATTCATTCTGTATTAAGTGAGCAGAAAGTGCAGTCTGATATAGAATCTAAAACTACTTATCATGAAGGTGAAGAATCTCACTTTGTTCAGAGCTCTATTAaagatagtgataagagtataGCGCTTAAGCAACCAGGTGATGTAGCTAGCATAACCAGAGAAACATCTGCTTCAAGCCATCAAGATGTGTCCATAGCATTAGAAGTACCTATTAAACTTGAGAATGATATCAAAGAAGACTCTGTGAAAAATATTCACACAATACATTTTGATGAAACGAAAAATGAAGAAGAGATTTTGAAAGAAGTCACATTGAACCAAGTGCATACTGAGTCAAGTAATAAAGTGGAAATTGTAAGTAAAACAAatgattatgattctgatttacAGGAAGATACCAATATAAGGAATGAAGAAAATAGTTCTATACCTGAAAGTACTTATAGTCAAAGTTATCAATGTGAAAGTAATTCTACACAgttagaagaaaatgaaataaaattaaatgtggAAGACTCTGGTTCAACTGATCAACATGAGAATAGTTTAAATGTAGCAAGTAAACCAATTGGAtttagtaatattgataatttatCAGAAGATGAATTAACAAAGTACTTAATAGaattagaagaagaagaaaaattgaATGAGGAATATGCTAAGCATGAAACTGATAAAGTGCATAAATCACATGAAAATATATTAGAAACTACAACACAAAACACTTTTCCAGATCAAGTAGATAATGGCAAACATGTAGACCATGTATCTGAAAGTTTGGTAACAGAATCtcctataattatacaaaaagaaGCAAGTCACGAAACTGACAATATTTCAGTAATCAATTATGAGAAAGATAAAGTGCATAAAGACACGCTAAGTAATGTAACAGAGCAGCAAAGTTCACAATTCAATGCTGAATTGAAAGACAGCAGTATTTCAAGTAGTAAAAGCAGTAAAGAAGTGCAATTACTACATGAAAATGTTTGTGTGACTTCAGAGAATACATGTTTGCCTaatgtaaaaaatatcaaaGACACTCAAGAACATTGTATGTATAATTTAAACATTAACCAAGGTTCATTGAGTAATGGTAAAACTGAAATACAGTTAAAAGAAGAGAAGGAAAGTCATGCACAAGATAATCAAGCTTGTGAATTGAAAATCCCAGGTGATATTGATAATGTTTCTGAAGAAAAACCTGCAATTGCACCTGAAATAACTGtgttaaatgataaaataaaaagtagTAATGATGCGATATCTACATCTATAGAAGCATCTACAAGACCAAATGTAAGTGATACCAATGGTGAATCAGAGAAGCCAGTACGTCCTCAAACTTTAGACATTGTTTTGACTAATAATACCAATGAACATCAAATAGTGGGTTCTACAAGTGATACACCATCAGGCCATGCACAATCAAATATTGATGGTACAAAAGAAGATCAAGGATCTTCACCAGATATTTTAGATAATTCTTTACCAGAAACTAATTCCATTTTGGGCAAACAACCTCCATTCTGGGTCCCTGACAGTGAGGCACCTAGTTGTATGCTTTGTGATGTAAAATTTACAGTAATGAAAAGACGACATCATTGTCGTGCATGTGGAAAAGTGTTATGTAGTAAATGCTGTAATATGAAGTATAAATTAGAATATCAAGGAAACATTAATTCACGAGTCTGTGTTTCTTGTTATCAGCTTCTTACCAAAG ctgAATCAGAGCAAAGTATAGGAGAATGGTCTTCTGGTTATTCTACATGTGtaaataataatgatattaattcGCCCCAG GGGAGACAGCCTAACCCAAATAATCCCATGGAGTACTGTTCAACTATACCACCCTTGCAACAGTTAGCTGGCGGATTACCACCACCACCCACGGTTATGGTACCTGTTGGAGTTCTTAAAAGAGAAGGTGGTACGAAGAATCGGCCTGAAGTTTCAAAATCGGTCATGTTTAGTGATG GAATAAGGCCTGGCTGTGACCTGACAGAATTAGACATGTCCTGGGATTTGAAACCACCATACCGGAAATCAGGGAATAAGAGGATACCAACCCCCGGATCGTCCGTATCGAATACTACTGCTAAACGACAAAATGTGCCACGTTTGGATCCAGTTACAGAAAGTTATATACCACAGGATCCTAATGTCCTTCCTCCAACCGTAACGATACATAAAGGGC AAGTATCTTACCACGCTGTAACGGACGAGGGACTTTTATACAAAACACTGAAAAATGAATGCGAACCACCTATTATGTTTGCAATTAACCGAAATCTTTATGCATATGTCAAAATATTGACAT TACAATGTTGCATAAATAAAACATGTTGGAACATTACGTCAAAGGGATTAGCTTGTGTGGGGCAGGATGAAGTTATATTATTGGTTGAAGTATTACCCGATGAAACCAGAATACCAAAAGATCTGCTCATCTTCATCAATCAATTGTATTTAGAAGCTATTAAAG GTAATACTGTATCTGAATTGGGATTCGCTGTCTTTCAAGGAGGCAATCTTTTGGATTCTCGAGAACATGCAGGATTTTTATTCATTCGCCAAACATTACAGTGtttacaaaaaattgtattaccTCCTGCTCCATTCCTGTTTGGTCTTCTAGTTCACAG ATGGGAAACTCCATGGGCGAAGGTATTTCCATTACGTCTTGTTTTACGGCTTGGAGCAGAATATCGTTACTACCCCTGTCCTTTATTTTCTGTTCGATTTCGAGATGCATTGTACTTTGAAATAGGACATACCGTTATGAAAGTGTTGGCAGATTTCCGAAATTTTGGATACACGTTACCAGGTGTAAGAGGATTGACTATTCACTTGAGAAACAGAATGACCGATGTAATGTTCCCGAAAAATCGATATGATCAAGTGATCAAGGGCTTAAATAATTCCAATGATCATGTACTAGCGTACGCTTCGAACTTTAGTATATCTGCTGACTCTCATTTAGTCTGTATACAAACCAATACCGGCGACGAGAGCAGTTATCAGACACAAGCGATAAGTATCAATAATAAACCAAGAACGG TGACGGGTACAAGTTTTATTGTCATTAATGGAGCATTGAAATCGTCGATGGGTCTTTCAGCCAAATCTAGTATAGTAGAAGATGGTTTGATGGTAGAGATAATGCCAGAAAAAATGGAAGCTTTGAAAGCTGCCCTAAAGAATATGCAAGACTTTTCAATCGGATGCGGTCGACAAGGAGCACTTGAACCCGATGAAACAGTAAACATAAAATGGGTCGACAATGATTTGCAATTCAACTTAGG AGTTAAAAGTCCTATTGATGGACAGCAGATGGATGGCATCCCATCAATTAGGGTACATAATGGTACCGATTACAAGGGAACGAGTAGATTTATTCGCTGGACGgaagtatttattattaag TCTGATGATCATCCAAATGGCGTTCACGATCCAGtggatataaataaattatcagGTAATATAGCAAAAGCAACGTGCACAGCTTTAGTGAAGTTGTTGGATCTCCTGGCAAATGCTGG
- the Sara gene encoding smad anchor for receptor activation isoform X4 produces the protein MEKFAVDLDKVLDDFEFNEDCAEQIASVNSSTNSASSSVVKCNLEPSNLKNYNYLLIDSKKTNKEFDIVSPLERQQGTQQINARGKCVSEKDTIPDSFNCSKEETTIENTEGVNQFYTQEHVNDTKVIQKQSIPSYDAEQIPSTIYNDISQKLIRKQQNDSNSPKIDNRYGKKLNQCNLKPSVSNVFSSLNEYINAPPGSSDCIHSVLSEQKVQSDIESKTTYHEGEESHFVQSSIKDSDKSIALKQPGDVASITRETSASSHQDVSIALEVPIKLENDIKEDSVKNIHTIHFDETKNEEEILKEVTLNQVHTESSNKVEIVSKTNDYDSDLQEDTNIRNEENSSIPESTYSQSYQCESNSTQLEENEIKLNVEDSGSTDQHENSLNVASKPIGFSNIDNLSEDELTKYLIELEEEEKLNEEYAKHETDKVHKSHENILETTTQNTFPDQVDNGKHVDHVSESLVTESPIIIQKEASHETDNISVINYEKDKVHKDTLSNVTEQQSSQFNAELKDSSISSSKSSKEVQLLHENVCVTSENTCLPNVKNIKDTQEHCMYNLNINQGSLSNGKTEIQLKEEKESHAQDNQACELKIPGDIDNVSEEKPAIAPEITVLNDKIKSSNDAISTSIEASTRPNVSDTNGESEKPVRPQTLDIVLTNNTNEHQIVGSTSDTPSGHAQSNIDGTKEDQGSSPDILDNSLPETNSILGKQPPFWVPDSEAPSCMLCDVKFTVMKRRHHCRACGKVLCSKCCNMKYKLEYQGNINSRVCVSCYQLLTKAESEQSIGEWSSGYSTCVNNNDINSPQLAGGLPPPPTVMVPVGVLKREGGTKNRPEVSKSVMFSDELDMSWDLKPPYRKSGNKRIPTPGSSVSNTTAKRQNVPRLDPVTESYIPQDPNVLPPTVTIHKGQVSYHAVTDEGLLYKTLKNECEPPIMFAINRNLYAYVKILTLQCCINKTCWNITSKGLACVGQDEVILLVEVLPDETRIPKDLLIFINQLYLEAIKGNTVSELGFAVFQGGNLLDSREHAGFLFIRQTLQCLQKIVLPPAPFLFGLLVHRWETPWAKVFPLRLVLRLGAEYRYYPCPLFSVRFRDALYFEIGHTVMKVLADFRNFGYTLPGVRGLTIHLRNRMTDVMFPKNRYDQVIKGLNNSNDHVLAYASNFSISADSHLVCIQTNTGDESSYQTQAISINNKPRTVTGTSFIVINGALKSSMGLSAKSSIVEDGLMVEIMPEKMEALKAALKNMQDFSIGCGRQGALEPDETVNIKWVDNDLQFNLGVKSPIDGQQMDGIPSIRVHNGTDYKGTSRFIRWTEVFIIKSDDHPNGVHDPVDINKLSGNIAKATCTALVKLLDLLANAGLTKLGVRTTVHPDNVGYEAGSEGMKLPPIYMNSLDNELIQVLHKAAQSSQDTHTVLELIFYILDD, from the exons ATGGAAAAATTTGCCGTTGATTTAGACAAAGTTCTTGACGATTTCGAGTTTAATGAAG ATTGTGCAGAGCAAATTGCATCTGTTAATTCTTCGACAAATAGTGCATCATCATCTGTGGTTAAATGTAATTTGGAACCTTCAAATTTAAAGAACTATAATTATCTCTTAATAGATTCTAAAAAAACCAACAAGGAATTTGACATTGTATCACCTTTGGAAAGACAACAAGGCACGCAACAAATAAATGCAAGAGGTAAATGTGTCAGTGAAAAGGACACAATTCCTGATAGCTTTAATTGCAGTAAAGAAGAGACAACGATAGAAAACACAGAAGGTGTGAATCAGTTTTACACACAGGAACATGTAAATGACACTAAagtgatacaaaaacaatctatACCCTCTTATGATGCTGAACAGATTCCTTCAACAATATATAATGACATATCACAAAAATTAATACGAAAACAACAAAATGATAGTAATAGTCCAAAGATTGACAATAGGTATggtaaaaaattaaatcagtGTAATCTAAAACCTAGTGTTAGTAATGTCTTTAGTAGCTTGAACGAATATATAAATGCACCACCTGGGAGTTCAGATTGTATTCATTCTGTATTAAGTGAGCAGAAAGTGCAGTCTGATATAGAATCTAAAACTACTTATCATGAAGGTGAAGAATCTCACTTTGTTCAGAGCTCTATTAaagatagtgataagagtataGCGCTTAAGCAACCAGGTGATGTAGCTAGCATAACCAGAGAAACATCTGCTTCAAGCCATCAAGATGTGTCCATAGCATTAGAAGTACCTATTAAACTTGAGAATGATATCAAAGAAGACTCTGTGAAAAATATTCACACAATACATTTTGATGAAACGAAAAATGAAGAAGAGATTTTGAAAGAAGTCACATTGAACCAAGTGCATACTGAGTCAAGTAATAAAGTGGAAATTGTAAGTAAAACAAatgattatgattctgatttacAGGAAGATACCAATATAAGGAATGAAGAAAATAGTTCTATACCTGAAAGTACTTATAGTCAAAGTTATCAATGTGAAAGTAATTCTACACAgttagaagaaaatgaaataaaattaaatgtggAAGACTCTGGTTCAACTGATCAACATGAGAATAGTTTAAATGTAGCAAGTAAACCAATTGGAtttagtaatattgataatttatCAGAAGATGAATTAACAAAGTACTTAATAGaattagaagaagaagaaaaattgaATGAGGAATATGCTAAGCATGAAACTGATAAAGTGCATAAATCACATGAAAATATATTAGAAACTACAACACAAAACACTTTTCCAGATCAAGTAGATAATGGCAAACATGTAGACCATGTATCTGAAAGTTTGGTAACAGAATCtcctataattatacaaaaagaaGCAAGTCACGAAACTGACAATATTTCAGTAATCAATTATGAGAAAGATAAAGTGCATAAAGACACGCTAAGTAATGTAACAGAGCAGCAAAGTTCACAATTCAATGCTGAATTGAAAGACAGCAGTATTTCAAGTAGTAAAAGCAGTAAAGAAGTGCAATTACTACATGAAAATGTTTGTGTGACTTCAGAGAATACATGTTTGCCTaatgtaaaaaatatcaaaGACACTCAAGAACATTGTATGTATAATTTAAACATTAACCAAGGTTCATTGAGTAATGGTAAAACTGAAATACAGTTAAAAGAAGAGAAGGAAAGTCATGCACAAGATAATCAAGCTTGTGAATTGAAAATCCCAGGTGATATTGATAATGTTTCTGAAGAAAAACCTGCAATTGCACCTGAAATAACTGtgttaaatgataaaataaaaagtagTAATGATGCGATATCTACATCTATAGAAGCATCTACAAGACCAAATGTAAGTGATACCAATGGTGAATCAGAGAAGCCAGTACGTCCTCAAACTTTAGACATTGTTTTGACTAATAATACCAATGAACATCAAATAGTGGGTTCTACAAGTGATACACCATCAGGCCATGCACAATCAAATATTGATGGTACAAAAGAAGATCAAGGATCTTCACCAGATATTTTAGATAATTCTTTACCAGAAACTAATTCCATTTTGGGCAAACAACCTCCATTCTGGGTCCCTGACAGTGAGGCACCTAGTTGTATGCTTTGTGATGTAAAATTTACAGTAATGAAAAGACGACATCATTGTCGTGCATGTGGAAAAGTGTTATGTAGTAAATGCTGTAATATGAAGTATAAATTAGAATATCAAGGAAACATTAATTCACGAGTCTGTGTTTCTTGTTATCAGCTTCTTACCAAAG ctgAATCAGAGCAAAGTATAGGAGAATGGTCTTCTGGTTATTCTACATGTGtaaataataatgatattaattcGCCCCAG TTAGCTGGCGGATTACCACCACCACCCACGGTTATGGTACCTGTTGGAGTTCTTAAAAGAGAAGGTGGTACGAAGAATCGGCCTGAAGTTTCAAAATCGGTCATGTTTAGTGATG AATTAGACATGTCCTGGGATTTGAAACCACCATACCGGAAATCAGGGAATAAGAGGATACCAACCCCCGGATCGTCCGTATCGAATACTACTGCTAAACGACAAAATGTGCCACGTTTGGATCCAGTTACAGAAAGTTATATACCACAGGATCCTAATGTCCTTCCTCCAACCGTAACGATACATAAAGGGC AAGTATCTTACCACGCTGTAACGGACGAGGGACTTTTATACAAAACACTGAAAAATGAATGCGAACCACCTATTATGTTTGCAATTAACCGAAATCTTTATGCATATGTCAAAATATTGACAT TACAATGTTGCATAAATAAAACATGTTGGAACATTACGTCAAAGGGATTAGCTTGTGTGGGGCAGGATGAAGTTATATTATTGGTTGAAGTATTACCCGATGAAACCAGAATACCAAAAGATCTGCTCATCTTCATCAATCAATTGTATTTAGAAGCTATTAAAG GTAATACTGTATCTGAATTGGGATTCGCTGTCTTTCAAGGAGGCAATCTTTTGGATTCTCGAGAACATGCAGGATTTTTATTCATTCGCCAAACATTACAGTGtttacaaaaaattgtattaccTCCTGCTCCATTCCTGTTTGGTCTTCTAGTTCACAG ATGGGAAACTCCATGGGCGAAGGTATTTCCATTACGTCTTGTTTTACGGCTTGGAGCAGAATATCGTTACTACCCCTGTCCTTTATTTTCTGTTCGATTTCGAGATGCATTGTACTTTGAAATAGGACATACCGTTATGAAAGTGTTGGCAGATTTCCGAAATTTTGGATACACGTTACCAGGTGTAAGAGGATTGACTATTCACTTGAGAAACAGAATGACCGATGTAATGTTCCCGAAAAATCGATATGATCAAGTGATCAAGGGCTTAAATAATTCCAATGATCATGTACTAGCGTACGCTTCGAACTTTAGTATATCTGCTGACTCTCATTTAGTCTGTATACAAACCAATACCGGCGACGAGAGCAGTTATCAGACACAAGCGATAAGTATCAATAATAAACCAAGAACGG TGACGGGTACAAGTTTTATTGTCATTAATGGAGCATTGAAATCGTCGATGGGTCTTTCAGCCAAATCTAGTATAGTAGAAGATGGTTTGATGGTAGAGATAATGCCAGAAAAAATGGAAGCTTTGAAAGCTGCCCTAAAGAATATGCAAGACTTTTCAATCGGATGCGGTCGACAAGGAGCACTTGAACCCGATGAAACAGTAAACATAAAATGGGTCGACAATGATTTGCAATTCAACTTAGG AGTTAAAAGTCCTATTGATGGACAGCAGATGGATGGCATCCCATCAATTAGGGTACATAATGGTACCGATTACAAGGGAACGAGTAGATTTATTCGCTGGACGgaagtatttattattaag TCTGATGATCATCCAAATGGCGTTCACGATCCAGtggatataaataaattatcagGTAATATAGCAAAAGCAACGTGCACAGCTTTAGTGAAGTTGTTGGATCTCCTGGCAAATGCTGG